The region AATCTGCTGAATCCCGGCTTTGTGGGACCGCTGGTCAATATTCACACGGGAGACACCTTCTATTTCCCCAATTTCCGGACCTCGGGAGGACAGTTACCTGGGCTGCCCTCTCTGTCCTACCCTAGGAGGGACAATGTGTGCTCCCTGCCCTGGGCATCCAGCGAGCCCTGCAATGCCTACCCTCAGCCCTATCTCAGCAGCCCCATTAACCCTTCCTTCAGCAGAGCCTGCGACCTGGCCCGGGTAGAAGATGCCAAGTGCTACTACCGGGAGGCATGCCCCGATGCCCCCAGCCTGAAGAGGGACACCAACGTGCTCATGCCCCTGGACGGAGGGGGGATGCCCAATGGCATGGGTGCCAGCACCTTCCACAAGTACGACTATGGGGGGGCGGCAGCAGACGGCACCCAGCACGACCCCCCATCCTGCCAGTCTCTGGAGTCTGACTCCAGCTCCTCCCTGGTCACCGAGACCCCCAAGAACCCGAACAGTGAAGCGGTGACCCTGGCTTCTCCGGCTGCAAACCCTGGCAGCAGCCTCCCCTCCACCGGTGAGTGATCCCACACAATGCACTATTACCCTACACAGGTTACAGGGCTCCAGACCTAAGGCTTTTAATTGGGATTACAATTTATATT is a window of Dendropsophus ebraccatus isolate aDenEbr1 chromosome 5, aDenEbr1.pat, whole genome shotgun sequence DNA encoding:
- the HOXC12 gene encoding homeobox protein Hox-C12, which gives rise to MGEHNLLNPGFVGPLVNIHTGDTFYFPNFRTSGGQLPGLPSLSYPRRDNVCSLPWASSEPCNAYPQPYLSSPINPSFSRACDLARVEDAKCYYREACPDAPSLKRDTNVLMPLDGGGMPNGMGASTFHKYDYGGAAADGTQHDPPSCQSLESDSSSSLVTETPKNPNSEAVTLASPAANPGSSLPSTGAPWYPMHTRSRKKRKPYSKLQLAELEGEFMVNEFITRQRRRELSDRLSLSDQQVKIWFQNRRMKKKRLLMREQAMSFF